A stretch of Miscanthus floridulus cultivar M001 chromosome 13, ASM1932011v1, whole genome shotgun sequence DNA encodes these proteins:
- the LOC136501247 gene encoding beta-carotene isomerase D27, chloroplastic-like, which translates to MAALPRPMELCFATRAGTCQRAPTSMPKKRRAGASSSTVRCVATAPAPAPMGEKTEYRDGPLERAFMGLFARKMEKYATKKKQPQPQSPEPETKAVWDWDYESFVDVSRRVMVGRTRAQQQEAVREVLLSMLPPGAPEQFRKLFPPTRWACEFNAALTVPFFRWLVGPSEVIEVEIDGVRQRSGVLIKKCRYLENSGCVGMCVNMCKIPTQDFFTNEFGLPLTMNPNFEDMSCEMIYGQAPPPLEEDPVSKQPCYPNLCSMSTPSAPVCPKLQA; encoded by the exons GCCACGCGCGCCGGGACGTGCCAGAGGGCGCCGACAAGCATGCCGAAGAAGCGGCGCGCCGGGGCCAGCAGCAGCACCGTGCGGTGCGTGgcgacggcgccggcgccggcgcccatGGGGGAAAAGACGGAGTACCGTGACGGCCCGCTGGAGCGCGCGTTCATGGGGCTGTTCGCGCGGAAGATGGAGAAGTACGCGACCAAGAAgaagcagccgcagccgcagtcACCTGAGCCGGAGACGAAGGCGGTGTGGGATTGGGACTACGAGAGCTTCGTGGACGTGTCGCGGCGAGTGATGGTGGGGCGCACCCGCGCGCAGCAGCAGGAGGCGGTGCGCGAGGTGCTGCTGTCCATGCTCCCGCCCGGCGCGCCCGAGCAGTTCCGGAAGCTGTTCCCGCCCACGCGCTGGGCGTGCGAGTTCAACGCCGCGCTCACCGTCCCTTTCTTCCGCTGGCTCGTTGGTCCCTCCGAGGTCATCGAGGTGGAGATCGACGGCGTCAGGCAGCGCAGCGGGGTGCTCATCAAGAAATGCAGGTACCTGGAGAACAGCGGCTGCGTCGGGATGTGTGTCAACATGTGCAAGATCCCCACCCAGGACTTCTTCACCAACGAGTTTGGACTCCCCCTCACCATGAATCCAA ATTTTGAAGACATGAGCTGCGAGATGATATACGGCCAGGCGCCACCACCCTTGGAAGAGGATCCAGTGTCAAAGCAACCTTGCTACCCTAACCTCT GTTCCATGTCGACGCCGTCTGCCCCGGTCTGTCCCAAACTTCAGGCGTAG
- the LOC136499050 gene encoding uncharacterized protein yields MQLTREQYLEMIPWWCQVYPECWTMMVDRWFTEEYLKMHMDARDHRLQMQGPAHHQGSRSLTGYKQAWSASHSGQACSDFQAWCMAHKGKATSDVSFNLEDPPEAYTNPSVHSRISEYTEVARLLHGLDHDPSTQDFDGEAIMRVGQDKKHGRFWLGDGAIDTASTPSLSQIRAWSTSESPAIRTRLTAAQHRVDALEARLEQEMRQRLELGAGHQRRAA; encoded by the exons atgcagctgacccgggagcagtaccttgag atgattccctggtggtgccaagtgtatcccgagtgctggacgatgatggtggacaggtggttcacggaggagtacctcaagatgcacatggATGCCCGGGAccatcgtttgcagatgcaaggtccagcacaccatcaaggcagccgcagcctcaccggatacaaacaagcatgg tcggcgtcacatagtggccaggcttgctcggactttcaggcatggtgtatggcccacaagggcaaggcgacgtccgacgtctccttcaacctagaggacccgcccgaggcatacacgaacccgagcgtccactcccgcatcagtgagtacactgaggtggcgaggttgcTCCATGGgttagaccacgatccgagcacccaggactttgatggagaggccatcatgagggtggggcaagacaagaagcatgggcggttctggcttggcgacggtgccatcgacacggcctctactccctctctctcccagatccgagcatggagcacgagcgagagcccggccattcgcacacggctgaccgctgcacagcaccgggtcgacgcactcgag gcccggctggaacaagaaatgaggcaacgtctggAGCTGGGGGCCGGGCACCAAAGGAGGGCGGcctag